A window from Setaria italica strain Yugu1 chromosome VIII, Setaria_italica_v2.0, whole genome shotgun sequence encodes these proteins:
- the LOC101755507 gene encoding putative disease resistance RPP13-like protein 3: MEIVTGAIPSLLHKLGELLVGEYNLQKEVKGGIIFLQAELESMQGALEKISMTPADKIDDQDKIWARRVREMSYDIEDNIDKYIVQCKGRKTAEQHSFKEAIDRTLNWFRQPKIRRKIATEIREIKSRVIEVHERRRRYEVSLGVDKPVTVDPRLFAQYTEVKELVGIDEARDELISKIMIEENEVPKKQGRIVSIVGFGGLGKTTLANVVYKKIRAQFDCYAFVSVSQTPDLKKLYKCLLYDLGKSINEETLDERRLIEALREFLEDKRYFVVVDDVWDISVWKMIRCALPDNDVGYTIITTTRISDVAEQAGGAYNMKPLCLNNSRQLLYRRIFGNGNKDNNEEEEKCPHEELAEVSDRILKKCAGVPLAIITMASLLACKARDKMEWYEVCNSVGTGLENNLDVENMRKILSFSYYELPCHLRACLLYLSMFPEDYIIEKDRLIRMWIGEGLIQCEKVGKSLFELGESYFNELINRSMIQPEYDLDDIMIQGCRVHDMVLDLIRSLSSEENFVTVLSDMGGTSPSNTIRRLSLQNGQESHVMVQATFSMKHARSVVVFPAAASLVPPLDCCRVLRVLDLEDCNLSQANSSLKYLGNLHHLRYLGLFKTGISQLPEEIVNLQFLQTLDVKHNKISRLPSSIVQLRKLMCLYINWTTIVPNGIGNLTCLEQLSRLRINDSTRNIIEELDQLTELRQLSIQLDKWNDKLLECLCKLQKMQELTITVYPGQRSIGGLDAWVAPQHLRELDTRRSCWFSTLPAWVNPSLLLDLTDLSIAMRELRQVDLDILGRLPALCFLDLVVDNKNLGILAGFIVDAGAFPCLVSCVFRQFVWPVVFQQGAMPRLRKLMFWTFYVGEARGIACTDGSLDLGLGNLPSLQYVTADLICDGSSKEEVEQAVDAKVVLKHAAEMHPNHPSHSIDIVITDDDDDDE, from the exons ATGGAGATCGTGACCGGGGCAATTCCAAGCCTCCTGCACAAGCTCGGTGAGTTGCTAGTTGGCGAGTACAATCTGCAAAAGGAGGTGAAGGGAGGGATCATCTTCCTtcaagctgagctcgagagCATGCAAGGTGCCCTCGAGAAGATCTCGATGACACCAGCAGACAAGATTGACGACCAGGACAAGATCTGGGCTAGGAGAGTGAGAGAGATGTCCTACGATATAGAGGACAATATTGACAAATATATCGTGCAGTGCAAGGGGAGGAAGACGGCCGAACAGCATAGCTTCAAGGAAGCCATTGATAGGACCCTCAACTGGTTCAGGCAGCCTAAGATTCGTCGTAAGATTGCTACAGAAATCAGAGAGATCAAGAGCCGTGTCATAGAGGTGCATGAACGGCGCCGCAGGTATGAGGTCAGCCTTGGTGTTGATAAGCCTGTAACTGTGGACCCTCGTTTATTCGCTCAGTACACGGAGGTGAAAGAGCTTGTTGGAATTGATGAGGCAAGGGATGAGTTAATCAGCAAGATTATGATAGAAGAGAATGAAGTTCCCAAGAAGCAAGGCAGGATAGTTTCAATTGTTGGATTTGGAGGTCTGGGAAAGACAACTCTTGCCAATGTAGTGTACAAAAAGATTAGAGCACAATTTGATTGCTATGCTTTTGTTTCTGTTTCTCAAACTCCTGACCTGAAGAAACTGTACAAATGCTTGCTATATGATCTTGGCAAGAGCATCAACGAAGAAACATTGGATGAGAGGCGACTCATAGAAGCACTCAGAGAATTCCTTGAAGACAAAAG gtattttgttgttgttgatgacGTATGGGATATATCAGTTTGGAAAATGATTAGATGTGCTTTGCCTGATAATGATGTTGGATATACTATTATTACAACAACCCGTATTTCTGATGTTGCTGAACAAGCTGGGGGTGCTTACAACATGAAACCTCTTTGTTTGAATAACTCCCGACAACTATTGTATAGAAGAATATTTGGTAATGGGAACAaagacaacaatgaagaagaagaaaaatgtccTCATGAGGAGCTGGCCGAAGTATCTGACAGAATACTGAAGAAATGTGCTGGTGTGCCATTAGCTATAATTACGATGGCTAGTTTGCTAGCTTGCAAAGCAAGAGATAAAATGGAGTGGTATGAGGTGTGCAATTCTGTTGGTACTGGTCTGGAAAACAATCTAGATGTGGAGAATATGAGAAAGATTTTGTCATTTAGCTATTATGAGCTACCATGCCATTTAAGggcttgcttgttatatttgAGCATGTTTCCTGAAGATTATATAATTGAGAAGGATCGTTTGATAAGGATGTGGATAGGTGAAGGTTTAATCCAATGTGAAAAAGTAGGGAAGAGCCTATTTGAACTCGGAGAGAGTTATTTCAATGAGCTTATAAACAGGAGCATGATCCAACCAGAATATGATCTTGATGACATAATGATACAAGGTTGTCGTGTACATGATATGGTGCTTGATCTTATCCGCTCCTTGTCAAGTGAAGAAAACTTTGTTACTGTACTAAGTGATATGGGAGGCACATCTCCGTCAAATACGATTCGGAGGTTGTCCCTTCAGAATGGCCAAGAAAGTCATGTGATGGTTCAAGCTACTTTCAGCATGAAGCATGCAAGGTCGGTTGTTGTCTTTCCAGCTGCTGCTTCTCTAGTGCCGCCTCTTGACTGCTGCCGAGTTTTACGTGTTCTGGATTTAGAGGATTGCAATCTTTCACAAGCTAATAGTAGCCTTAAGTACCTTGGGAATCTGCATCACTTGAGGTACTTGGGACTATTTAAGACAGGTATTTCTCAGCTCCCGGAAGAAATAGTAAACCTGCAGTTTCTACAAACATTGGATGTAAAGCACAACAAAATTTCCAGGTTGCCCTCGAGTATTGTCCAGCTAAGAAAGTTGATGTGCCTATACATTAACTGGACTACAATAGTTCCAAATGGAATTGGAAACTTGACATGCCTTGAACAGCTGTCAAGGTTACGCATTAATGACTCCACCAGAAACATTATAGAAGAGTTGGACCAGCTTACTGAACTGAGGCAGCTATCCATTCAATTGGACAAGTGGAACGACAAGCTGTTGGAGTGCCTATGCAAGCTACAAAAGATGCAGGAACTAACTATCACGGTCTATCCTGGTCAACGCAGCATCGGCGGATTGGATGCCTGGGTCGCCCCTCAACATCTCCGTGAATTGGATACACGACGCAGCTGTTGGTTTTCAACACTTCCAGCTTGGGTGAATCCATCGCTTCTTCTGGACCTCACCGATCTATCCATCGCCATGAGGGAGCTACGTCAGGTTGATCTCGATATCCTCGGGAGGTTGCCAGCTCTCTGCTTTCTAGATCTGGTGGTGGACAATAAGAACCTTGGTATCCTTGCGGGATTCATTGTTGATGCTGGTGCGTTCCCGTGCCTTGTAAGCTGTGTCTTCCGTCAATTTGTATGGCCAGTGGTATTTCAACAGGGAGCAATGCCAAGGCTCAGAAAGCTTATGTTCTGGACGTTTTATGTGGGGGAGGCAAGAGGAATTGCCTGCACCGATGGTAGTCTCGACTTGGGCCTGGGAAACCTGCCATCGCTGCAGTATGTCACGGCTGACCTAATATGTGATGGCTCTAgcaaggaggaggtggagcaagcAGTTGACGCCAAGGTTGTGCTGAAGCATGCAGCTGAAATGCATCCCAACCATCCCTCACATTCGATCGATATTGTTATTACAG atgacgatgacgatgacgagtAA